A single genomic interval of uncultured Pseudodesulfovibrio sp. harbors:
- the hypD gene encoding hydrogenase formation protein HypD, with protein MSFEFLEKFRDPKLCRQLLDKVEVELDRDLRFMEVCGTHTVAIFQSGLRSLLPEKIVHLSGPGCPVCVTHESEVNAFLDLAGKDNVILATFGDLIRVPGDNGRNLKKAQADGARVKVVYSPFDTLKLAKENPDDLVVFIGVGFETTAPTIAGTMKMARQQGITNLRILCFHKTVPTALEALLNDVHSNIDGFILPGHVAAIIGLEPFKFIAEKYNKSAIVTGFEPLDILLALTQMIEWRNKGEAHVANSYRRIVADEGNQTACNVMYEVFEPVNALWRGIGEIPGSGLEIRPEWEEFDAKKEFGIEIVEGPPLAGCKCGEILKGIKRPDECPLFKKVCTPANPVGPCMVSTEGSCAAYYKYKLD; from the coding sequence TTGAGCTTTGAATTCTTGGAAAAATTTCGTGATCCCAAGTTGTGCCGACAGTTACTGGACAAGGTGGAAGTGGAGCTGGACCGCGATCTGCGCTTCATGGAAGTCTGCGGCACCCATACCGTTGCCATTTTCCAGAGCGGACTCCGTTCGCTGCTGCCGGAAAAGATCGTTCACCTCAGCGGACCGGGCTGTCCGGTCTGTGTGACGCATGAATCAGAGGTCAACGCATTTCTCGACCTCGCTGGAAAGGACAACGTCATTCTGGCGACGTTCGGTGACCTGATTCGTGTTCCCGGCGACAATGGCCGCAACCTGAAAAAGGCACAGGCCGACGGCGCTCGCGTCAAGGTCGTCTATTCTCCGTTTGATACCCTCAAACTCGCCAAGGAAAACCCTGACGACCTCGTGGTCTTTATCGGTGTCGGTTTCGAAACCACGGCCCCGACCATTGCCGGAACCATGAAGATGGCACGGCAGCAGGGCATCACCAACCTGCGTATCCTCTGTTTCCACAAGACCGTACCGACCGCGCTTGAAGCGTTGCTCAACGATGTGCATTCCAACATCGACGGCTTTATCCTGCCCGGTCACGTCGCGGCCATCATTGGCCTTGAGCCGTTCAAGTTCATCGCTGAAAAATATAACAAGTCCGCCATTGTCACCGGATTTGAGCCGCTGGACATCCTCCTTGCGCTCACCCAGATGATCGAGTGGCGAAACAAGGGCGAAGCCCACGTTGCCAATAGTTACCGGCGCATCGTCGCTGATGAGGGCAACCAGACCGCGTGTAACGTCATGTACGAAGTCTTCGAACCGGTAAACGCCCTGTGGCGTGGTATCGGCGAGATTCCCGGTAGTGGCCTTGAAATCCGTCCCGAGTGGGAGGAGTTCGACGCCAAGAAGGAATTCGGCATCGAGATCGTCGAAGGCCCGCCGCTGGCAGGCTGCAAGTGCGGCGAAATCCTCAAGGGCATCAAGCGGCCCGACGAGTGTCCTCTGTTCAAGAAGGTGTGTACGCCTGCCAATCCGGTCGGACCCTGCATGGTCTCCACCGAGGGCAGCTGTGCCGCCTATTACAAATATAAACTGGATTAG
- a CDS encoding NifB/NifX family molybdenum-iron cluster-binding protein yields the protein MTLFNRFGFGRGNRTNGQQTGMGRGRGRGMAPGGNGGRGMGGGRGQGMGGGGRGQGGGGRGMGGGGGRGMGGGGGQGVGGGCRGMGGSGRGMGRGRGMGQGMGQGQGMPRTSAPVPTPNRSVKRVAVSCNGKTLDDAVEPRFGRAAGFLIVDIDTMKADFLDNSASQSMAQGAGIQAAENVANAGAEAVLTGRVGPKATDALNAANVFIAEDFADMTVREAVEKFAANL from the coding sequence ATGACATTATTCAATAGATTTGGATTCGGCAGAGGCAATCGCACCAATGGACAGCAGACCGGCATGGGACGTGGACGCGGACGCGGCATGGCTCCCGGCGGCAACGGAGGTCGCGGCATGGGCGGCGGCAGAGGCCAAGGCATGGGCGGCGGTGGCCGTGGTCAAGGCGGTGGTGGCCGTGGCATGGGCGGCGGCGGAGGCCGTGGCATGGGTGGTGGCGGAGGCCAAGGTGTCGGCGGCGGCTGCCGCGGCATGGGCGGCTCCGGTCGTGGAATGGGCCGTGGACGCGGCATGGGACAGGGCATGGGCCAAGGTCAGGGCATGCCCAGGACAAGCGCTCCGGTCCCGACTCCGAACAGGTCCGTCAAACGCGTAGCTGTCTCCTGCAACGGTAAAACACTGGATGACGCTGTCGAGCCTCGCTTCGGTCGCGCCGCCGGTTTCCTCATTGTAGACATCGACACGATGAAAGCCGATTTCCTCGACAACAGTGCTTCGCAGTCCATGGCACAGGGAGCCGGGATTCAGGCCGCTGAAAACGTTGCCAACGCAGGTGCCGAAGCGGTCCTGACCGGTCGGGTCGGCCCCAAGGCAACCGATGCTCTCAACGCAGCCAATGTCTTCATTGCGGAAGACTTCGCAGACATGACCGTACGCGAAGCCGTGGAAAAATTCGCAGCCAACCTGTAG
- a CDS encoding HDIG domain-containing metalloprotein — translation MSSNETPEIVDEQVSSPLPPPPFMKRDPALTVPNDRQCAEFWQRFDMLENVAAHSLEVARVATFLAQRAHELGMDVDVPTVRASALLHDIAKTYCILHGGNHSQLGGAWVADFTENPAIATGVTHHVYWPFEMDIAKYFTPLAVIYADKRVRHDRLVTLQSRFDDLIKRYGVNEYIRGRIEITMAQAIDLENALCETLEVDLNACTFDSGRLV, via the coding sequence ATGAGCAGTAACGAAACACCTGAAATAGTTGATGAGCAAGTAAGCTCTCCCCTACCGCCGCCTCCGTTCATGAAGCGGGACCCGGCATTGACCGTGCCGAACGACCGGCAATGCGCCGAGTTCTGGCAGCGTTTCGACATGCTCGAAAACGTGGCCGCGCACAGTCTGGAAGTAGCCCGCGTCGCGACATTCCTCGCCCAGCGTGCCCACGAACTCGGCATGGATGTGGATGTTCCCACGGTCCGAGCTTCGGCCCTGCTGCACGACATTGCCAAGACCTACTGTATCCTTCACGGCGGCAACCACAGCCAGCTCGGCGGTGCATGGGTCGCTGATTTCACGGAAAATCCGGCCATCGCAACCGGCGTCACACATCATGTCTACTGGCCTTTTGAAATGGATATTGCCAAATACTTTACTCCCCTTGCCGTCATCTATGCGGACAAACGGGTTCGGCACGACCGGCTCGTCACCCTTCAGTCCCGCTTTGATGATCTGATAAAAAGGTACGGGGTCAACGAATACATACGCGGACGGATCGAGATCACCATGGCGCAGGCCATAGACCTTGAAAACGCACTCTGCG